The following are encoded in a window of Armatimonadota bacterium genomic DNA:
- a CDS encoding ATP-dependent Clp protease adaptor ClpS: MPNTTPPQKSRWHAAAASTGEIAVPEIIKDPKSTSDHQRDWDHVVVVFNNDYNTFDAVIAILQKATGCCLEEAAMETWEIHHLGKAAVHYADLPECERVARILRSIGLVVEIREG; encoded by the coding sequence ATGCCGAACACGACCCCGCCGCAGAAGAGTCGATGGCACGCGGCAGCAGCAAGCACCGGTGAAATCGCGGTACCGGAGATCATCAAGGACCCCAAGAGCACCAGCGATCATCAGCGCGACTGGGACCATGTGGTTGTGGTCTTCAACAACGATTACAACACATTTGACGCCGTGATTGCAATTCTGCAGAAAGCTACGGGTTGCTGTTTGGAAGAGGCCGCGATGGAGACATGGGAGATACACCACCTGGGGAAGGCCGCCGTGCACTACGCCGATCTACCGGAATGCGAGCGTGTGGCCAGGATTTTGCGCTCTATTGGCCTCGTGGTGGAGATTCGTGAGGGTTAG
- a CDS encoding HD domain-containing protein, giving the protein MTEGPDSVSGDQSGAADRGDGVADRLIQTRIAILDRLRGAEGDGAASESGRRVQAAAASRELTAAADTAIKELFAAACAETGTAPDRSPIAIVATGGYGREELAPWSDIDLTFIAARDGNLAVDALVRSMFSLVMHSFMARAGIEVGYAYRLLSDFGDLHHHTLTGYMDARLLAGSQRLFLSFEEACWSTFNVAEFAFAKKLERATARDRYGTAPWLVEPNLKEGAGGLRDLQFAVWMAQAAEQTHAARARGERGVHRLAAWLDYHSDGTRELTEARLSVMAIRNTLQALSGADRNQLVATRHEETATALGWDVSDPKAMQAFMTELYGSMETIFRAADDAWERLLNSRLILSLSLDCVGGVIVPASSGEPAGDPAWAFWACEFAQRYDLQLGRAVRDRICAATGSAGDEPPPAACAEVFTRILAGRTRVWFAVRAMSQLGLLRWMIPELGPTMTQVPGDGAHQFTVGWHSLQLLCKLDSLNDPASEVKEELKRLYGGLPHPEQLHLAALLHDCAKPMGESGHAERGAEIVAEVCARLGWDAAAADAVCFLVRHHLLMSETARLRDVEVDATIRDFTGVVVDVERLDMLYLLTWADVHAVGAGIWSGVFGQYLSDLWRRASAVLTDEEPLGWDDAAIRRVRSRLTRDLALEKLPEAEVRHHVAAVPSSYLLNRPLNRIAFDIGCIRSVLAGEPVIDFRDNFDAACTEIAIYALDDPKPGLLARIAAGLYVCDLHVHSAQVVTRQDADDRIAMDTLLVDYKRRPILPSKRREVSTALRRLLSGELSADAVLATVPARKSAIVKAQPPVVTGSHGESASGLVIVEAVGTDAQSMLYQMAGAAARLGWHIVSARVSSWQDTANAALYLNTPVPVKAPDAGVEFSRELSRAEHLDGDSA; this is encoded by the coding sequence GTGACTGAGGGCCCCGACTCGGTTTCGGGCGACCAGAGTGGCGCCGCGGATCGCGGCGATGGTGTGGCGGACCGCCTGATTCAGACGCGTATCGCGATTCTCGACAGGTTGCGTGGCGCGGAAGGCGACGGTGCGGCGAGCGAGTCGGGTCGCCGCGTTCAGGCCGCCGCCGCATCGCGTGAGCTGACGGCCGCCGCCGATACCGCGATCAAGGAGCTCTTCGCCGCCGCCTGCGCTGAGACCGGCACCGCTCCGGACCGCTCGCCTATCGCTATTGTGGCTACCGGCGGATACGGTCGTGAGGAGCTGGCGCCATGGTCCGATATCGATCTTACGTTTATCGCTGCACGCGATGGCAACCTGGCCGTTGATGCATTAGTTCGCTCGATGTTCAGCCTGGTCATGCACAGCTTCATGGCACGGGCCGGCATCGAAGTCGGATACGCATATCGGCTGCTCAGCGACTTCGGTGATCTGCATCACCACACACTGACGGGTTATATGGACGCGCGGCTGCTCGCAGGCTCGCAGCGACTGTTTCTCAGTTTTGAAGAAGCCTGTTGGTCAACCTTCAATGTGGCTGAGTTTGCTTTTGCCAAGAAGCTGGAGCGCGCGACGGCACGCGACCGTTACGGCACAGCACCCTGGCTGGTTGAGCCGAACCTGAAGGAGGGCGCCGGCGGCTTGCGCGACCTCCAGTTCGCCGTCTGGATGGCGCAGGCTGCCGAACAAACTCATGCGGCCCGCGCCCGTGGCGAGCGTGGTGTCCATCGGCTGGCTGCCTGGCTCGATTACCACAGTGACGGCACGCGGGAGCTGACGGAAGCACGCCTCTCGGTTATGGCGATACGGAATACATTGCAGGCGCTTTCGGGCGCGGACCGCAATCAACTGGTTGCCACGCGGCACGAGGAGACGGCGACCGCACTTGGCTGGGATGTTTCGGATCCTAAGGCTATGCAAGCCTTTATGACAGAGCTTTACGGCTCAATGGAGACCATTTTCCGAGCAGCCGATGATGCATGGGAAAGGCTGCTCAACTCGCGGCTGATCCTGAGTCTCAGCCTGGATTGCGTTGGCGGAGTCATCGTTCCGGCAAGCAGTGGCGAGCCGGCCGGCGATCCTGCATGGGCGTTCTGGGCATGCGAGTTTGCTCAACGGTATGACCTCCAACTGGGACGAGCCGTCCGCGACCGGATCTGCGCCGCCACCGGCTCCGCAGGTGACGAGCCGCCGCCGGCAGCCTGCGCGGAAGTTTTCACAAGAATCCTGGCGGGCCGCACTCGCGTCTGGTTTGCAGTCCGCGCCATGTCGCAGCTCGGTCTGCTGCGCTGGATGATCCCGGAGCTTGGCCCGACGATGACGCAGGTTCCAGGAGACGGTGCGCACCAGTTCACCGTGGGCTGGCATTCGCTTCAACTCCTATGCAAGTTGGATTCGCTCAACGATCCCGCGAGTGAGGTCAAGGAGGAGCTGAAGCGGTTGTACGGTGGGCTGCCGCATCCCGAGCAGCTGCATCTTGCGGCGCTGCTCCACGATTGCGCCAAGCCGATGGGTGAATCCGGGCATGCGGAACGCGGAGCGGAGATTGTGGCCGAGGTCTGTGCCCGGCTGGGATGGGACGCCGCAGCCGCGGATGCGGTCTGCTTCCTCGTGCGTCACCACCTGCTGATGTCGGAGACGGCGCGGCTCCGCGATGTGGAGGTTGACGCCACAATCCGCGACTTTACCGGTGTGGTGGTCGACGTGGAGCGGCTGGACATGCTCTACCTGTTGACATGGGCCGACGTACACGCGGTAGGCGCTGGAATCTGGAGCGGTGTATTTGGCCAATACCTCTCCGACCTGTGGCGGCGCGCATCGGCAGTTCTAACCGATGAGGAGCCCCTGGGATGGGATGACGCAGCGATCCGCCGCGTTCGGAGCCGCCTCACGCGTGACCTGGCGCTCGAAAAGCTCCCCGAGGCCGAGGTGCGCCATCACGTTGCCGCCGTCCCATCCAGCTACCTCTTGAACCGACCATTGAACCGGATAGCGTTCGACATCGGCTGCATCCGGTCGGTCCTCGCCGGAGAACCTGTCATCGATTTTCGAGACAATTTCGATGCGGCCTGCACCGAGATAGCGATCTACGCGCTCGACGATCCGAAGCCAGGTCTCTTAGCGCGTATCGCGGCCGGCTTGTACGTTTGCGATCTGCATGTGCACAGCGCCCAGGTTGTGACCCGCCAGGACGCCGACGACAGAATCGCGATGGATACGCTCCTGGTTGATTACAAGCGCCGACCGATTCTGCCATCTAAACGCAGAGAGGTGAGCACTGCGCTGCGACGGTTGCTGTCGGGTGAGCTCTCGGCTGATGCGGTTCTCGCTACCGTTCCGGCACGGAAGTCGGCGATCGTGAAGGCGCAGCCACCTGTGGTGACCGGTTCGCACGGTGAAAGCGCCAGTGGTTTAGTCATTGTGGAGGCGGTTGGCACAGACGCCCAGTCGATGCTCTACCAAATGGCGGGCGCTGCAGCGCGATTGGGTTGGCACATCGTGAGTGCGCGTGTCTCCAGTTGGCAGGACACCGCGAATGCGGCGCTTTACCTGAATACTCCGGTGCCGGTTAAGGCCCCCGACGCCGGCGTTGAGTTCTCCCGCGAATTGTCCCGCGCGGAACATCTGGACGGCGATTCCGCGTAA